The Temnothorax longispinosus isolate EJ_2023e chromosome 4, Tlon_JGU_v1, whole genome shotgun sequence genome has a window encoding:
- the LOC139812028 gene encoding uncharacterized protein isoform X2, with protein sequence MTTLISIKQYLFFWCILILIKYSVLIGCENAYCDEIQISSRKPLRNDYNSLERIGNVEQYPLKEQPYSRPFPVQRRDISLVTLSEISDTIARTCWKYTILSVSYRWSITRNSEIVCYDLRERISTEKTLNILIKRISRIKEILNLLFPGTYVITTSIHFDQAWIKLVQTAVEIFTNNPLFMQENVAVKTLIGDEDSRTIASVRRAASFEVEKWSDYNHIKKSFTSSLYTMKLSPVLIDYFGKNFAIAIERNKGDAVKVEQSLQAVVPHAYGDHTLCGDWCKGTVNEDYVHKNLPQGKPLTDPDLKI encoded by the exons ATGACGACGCTAATATCGATTAAacagtatttatttttctggTGCATTCTCATTCTCATAAAGTATTCGGTACTTATCGGATGTGAAAACGCATACTGTGACGAGATACAAATAAGTTCGAGGAAACCTCTAAGGAACGATTACAACTCACTGGAAAGGATTGGAAACGTGGAACAATACCCATTAAAGGAACAGCCATACTCCCGACCCTTCCCTGTCCAACGGAGAGATATTTCTCTGGTTACTCTTTCTGAAATATCG GATACGATAGCAAGGACGTGCTGGAAATACACGATTCTCTCGGTTTCTTACCGCTGGTCAATAACTCGAAATAGCGAAATCGTATGTTACGATCTCCGCGAGAGAATCTCTACTGAAAAGACtctaaatatattgattaaaagGATATCTCGGATCAAGGAGATCCTTAACCTATTATTTCCAGGAACTTACGTAATAACAACAAG TATTCATTTTGATCAGGCTTGGATAAAGCTTGTGCAAACAGCAGTGGAAATATTTACCAACAACCCACTGTTTATGCAAGAGAATGTTGCCGTTAAGACATTGATAGGAGATGAGGATAGCCGTACGATTGCTTCAGTTAGAAGAGCAGCTTCTTTTGAGGTGGAAAAATGGTCAGATTacaatcatataaaaaaaagtttcacgaGTAGTCTGTATACAATGAAATTGTCCCCAGTCCTTATCGATTACTTTGGTAAAAATTTTGCGATTGCCATAGAACGAAATAAGGGAGATGCCGTGAAGGTTGAACAATCTTTGCAAGCAGTCGTACCTCATGCATACGGTGATCACACTCTATGCGGTGATTGGTGTAAGGGTACTGTTAATGAAGATTATGTTCATAAGAATCTCCCACAAGGTAAACCTTTAACAGATCCTGATTTGAAAATTTGA
- the LOC139812028 gene encoding uncharacterized protein isoform X1 encodes MTTLISIKQYLFFWCILILIKYSVLIGCENAYCDEIQISSRKPLRNDYNSLERIGNVEQYPLKEQPYSRPFPVQRRDISLVTLSEISNLLKDTIARTCWKYTILSVSYRWSITRNSEIVCYDLRERISTEKTLNILIKRISRIKEILNLLFPGTYVITTSIHFDQAWIKLVQTAVEIFTNNPLFMQENVAVKTLIGDEDSRTIASVRRAASFEVEKWSDYNHIKKSFTSSLYTMKLSPVLIDYFGKNFAIAIERNKGDAVKVEQSLQAVVPHAYGDHTLCGDWCKGTVNEDYVHKNLPQGKPLTDPDLKI; translated from the exons ATGACGACGCTAATATCGATTAAacagtatttatttttctggTGCATTCTCATTCTCATAAAGTATTCGGTACTTATCGGATGTGAAAACGCATACTGTGACGAGATACAAATAAGTTCGAGGAAACCTCTAAGGAACGATTACAACTCACTGGAAAGGATTGGAAACGTGGAACAATACCCATTAAAGGAACAGCCATACTCCCGACCCTTCCCTGTCCAACGGAGAGATATTTCTCTGGTTACTCTTTCTGAAATATCG AATCTCTTGAAGGATACGATAGCAAGGACGTGCTGGAAATACACGATTCTCTCGGTTTCTTACCGCTGGTCAATAACTCGAAATAGCGAAATCGTATGTTACGATCTCCGCGAGAGAATCTCTACTGAAAAGACtctaaatatattgattaaaagGATATCTCGGATCAAGGAGATCCTTAACCTATTATTTCCAGGAACTTACGTAATAACAACAAG TATTCATTTTGATCAGGCTTGGATAAAGCTTGTGCAAACAGCAGTGGAAATATTTACCAACAACCCACTGTTTATGCAAGAGAATGTTGCCGTTAAGACATTGATAGGAGATGAGGATAGCCGTACGATTGCTTCAGTTAGAAGAGCAGCTTCTTTTGAGGTGGAAAAATGGTCAGATTacaatcatataaaaaaaagtttcacgaGTAGTCTGTATACAATGAAATTGTCCCCAGTCCTTATCGATTACTTTGGTAAAAATTTTGCGATTGCCATAGAACGAAATAAGGGAGATGCCGTGAAGGTTGAACAATCTTTGCAAGCAGTCGTACCTCATGCATACGGTGATCACACTCTATGCGGTGATTGGTGTAAGGGTACTGTTAATGAAGATTATGTTCATAAGAATCTCCCACAAGGTAAACCTTTAACAGATCCTGATTTGAAAATTTGA